The following coding sequences are from one Triticum dicoccoides isolate Atlit2015 ecotype Zavitan chromosome 4A, WEW_v2.0, whole genome shotgun sequence window:
- the LOC119286808 gene encoding putative lipase ROG1 isoform X2, whose amino-acid sequence MGSSAENWGYAAKHFIRKHPEDVVVHCSGCNSATRTFDGVDVMGRRLAEEVISVVKCRPELQKISFVAHSLGGLIARYAIALLYEPTTQTDCHEEYEKDVNDARSNQPMGQGKIAGLEPMNFITFATPHLGTRSHKQMPLLRGSYRLEKMAFGMSWLAGRSGKHLFLKDVEDEKPPLLLQMVTDYGDLHFISALRSFRRCVAYSNVCGDFVVGWKTSSIRRQHELPKKEDFVDDVRYPHVVYVEKPKARDVDFSDEMIYQAKTTSEMEEVMLKSLNRIPWERVDVSFKRSRQRIFAHSTIQVKTYFFNSDGADVVFHMIDHFLY is encoded by the exons AAAATTGGGGTTACGCAGCAAAACATTTCATCAGAAAACACCCTGAGGATGTGGTTGTTCATT GCAGTGGATGCAACTCAGCAACTCGAACTTTCGATGGTGTTGATGTGATGGGAAGGAGATTAGCGGAGGAG GTGATTTCAGTTGTTAAGTGTAGACCAGAACTTCAGAAGATCTCCTTTGTTGCACACTCATTGGGTGGGTTGATTGCAAGATACGCCATTGCACTACTATATGAGCCTACTACACAAACAGATTGTCATGAGGAGTATGAGAAGGATGTCAATGATGCTCGTAGCAACCAACCGATGGGTCAAGGCAAGATTGCTGGTTTGGAGCCCATGAACTTTATAACTTTTGCAACACCACACCTTGGCACAAGATCACATAAACAG ATGCCCCTTCTCCGTGGTTCCTATAGATTGGAAAAGATGGCTTTTGGTATGTCCTGGCTTGCTGGGAGAAGTGGAAAACATCTTTTTCTAAAGGATGTTGAAGATGAGAAGCCACCATTACTTCTTCAGATGGTTACTGATTACGGGGATCTCCATTTCAT ATCAGCTCTTCGTTCTTTCAGGCGCTGTGTTGCTTACTCAAATGTTTGTGGTGATT TCGTTGTTGGCTGGAAGACATCTTCAATACGCCGTCAACATGAGCTTCCCAAG AAAGAAGATTTTGTGGATGATGTAAGATATCCACATGTTGTATATGTGGAAAAACCAAAGGCTCGGGATGTTGATTTTTCGGATGAAATGATTTATCAGGCAAAAACTACAAGTGAAATGGAAG AGGTAATGCTGAAAAGCCTAAATAGAATTCCCTGGGAAAGGGTAGATGTTAGCTTCAAGAGAAGTAGACAAAGGATTTTTGCCCATAGCACCATTCAG GTGAAGACATATTTCTTCAACTCTGATGGGGCTGATGTGGTCTTCCACATGATCGACCATTTTCTCTACTAA
- the LOC119289158 gene encoding EPIDERMAL PATTERNING FACTOR-like protein 2: MKLLLLYSSLLLLLLLLSSQGLASTTQGRGPLHYQLKEAAPKVAEGAEAMSAVRIGSRPPRCEGRCALCGRCEAVQVPVAPRRKGGSHFRLSGALGGGDDDEGSTNYKPLNWKCRCADRRPILNP; the protein is encoded by the exons ATGAAGCTCCTGCTACTTTACTCCTCGCTCCTGCTTCTCCTTTTGCTACTATCCTCCCAGGGCCTAGCCTCTACTACTCAAG GTAGAGGGCCGCTGCATTACCAGCTCAAGGAGGCAGCTCCAAAGGTGGCGGAGGGCGCGGAGGCGATGTCGGCGGTGAGGATCGGGTCGAGGCCGCCGCGGTGCGAGGGGCGGTGCGCCCTCTGCGGCCGGTGCGAGGCGGTGCAGGTGCCGGTGGCGCCGCGGCGCAAGGGGGGGAGCCACTTCCGCCTGTCCGGAGCCTTGGGCGGCGGGGACGACGACGAGGGCTCCACCAACTACAAGCCGCTTAACTGGAAGTGCCGGTGCGCCGACAGGAGGCCGATCCTCAACCCGTGA
- the LOC119286809 gene encoding GDP-mannose transporter GONST1-like isoform X1 — MRIQHLGNHVDPGTPTGRKSPEITTTSPLVNGEKSKLWDRIGGQGALASPMRREIGNRSLMRSFSVDDVDLEDVEASKDRDRPSHFLRLPNIQNQSLLSGLAYCIASCSMILVNKFVLSGYGFNAGIFLMLYQNIVSVTIVSTLSLSGVISTEPLTWKLIKVWLPVNIIFVGMLITSMFSLKYINVAMLTILKNVANVLTASGETYFFKKQHDRQVWISLMLMIISAIAGGVTDLSFHAVGYTWQILNCFLTASYSLTLRHVMDSAKEATRSGNLNELSMVLLNNILSLPLGVILVLGFNEVEYLLETPLLRMPTFWLVITASGVLGLAISFTSMWFLRQTSATTYSLVGSLNKIPLSIAGILLFKVRTSMENSISILFGLLAGVFFARAKLRENSQS, encoded by the exons ATGAG AATCCAACACTTAGGCAATCATGTGGATCCTGGCACCCCTACCGGGAGAAAATCACCGGAGATTACTACAACTAGTCCACTCGTGAACGGAGAAAAGAGTAAACTCTGGGATCGGATTGGAGGACAAGGTGCACTTGCAAGTCCCATGAGGAGAGAGATTGGGAACAG ATCTTTGATGAGGTCCTTCTCTGTTGATGACGTTGACTTGGAAGATGTTGAGGCCTCAAAAGATAGAGATAGGCCGTCACACTTCCTCAGGCTCCCAAACATTCAGAATCAGTCTCTTCTATCTGGTCTTGCTTACTGTATAGCATCCTGCAGCATGATTTTGGTTAACAAGTTTGTTTTGTCTGGCTATGGTTTTAATGCTGGAATATTTCTGATGCTTTACCAG AACATTGTATCGGTGACCATAGTTTCCACACTGTCCCTCTCCGGTGTTATCTCAACTGAACCACTAACATGGAAGTTAATCAAAGTTTGGTTGCCTGTGAACATCATATTTGTCGGAATGCTAATTACAAGCATGTTTAG TTTGAAGTACATCAATGTTGCGATGTTGACTATATTGAAGAATGTCGCCAATGTTCTTACTGCTTCTGGGGAAACCTACTTCTTTAAGAAGCAGCATGATAGACAAGTTTGGATTTCTCTAATGTTGATG ATAATCTCAGCCATTGCAGGAGGAGTAACAGATCTGTCATTTCATGCAGTCGGCTATACATGGCAGATCTTAAACTGTTTTTTAACAGCATCATATTCG CTTacattgaggcatgtaatggatagTGCGAAGGAAGCCACCAGATCTGGGAATTTGAATGAGCTTTCGATGGTTTTACTGAATAATATTCTTTCACTACCATTGGGAGTTATCCTCGTGCTTGGTTTTAATGAAGTGGAGTACCTGTTGGAAAC GCCTCTCCTGAGGATGCCTACGTTTTGGCTAGTCATCACTGCTAGCGGGGTTTTGGGGCTCGCTATCAGCTTCACTTCGATGTGGTTTCTTCGTCAGACAAGCGCAACAACATATAG CCTTGTAGGTTCCCTCAACAAGATCCCACTTTCCATTGCCGGAATCCTTCTCTTCAAAGTCCGCACGAGCATGGAGAATTCCATCAGCATTCTGTTCG GGCTATTAGCAGGAGTATTTTTCGCCAGGGCAAAATTGCGCGAAAACTCCCAGTCGTAG
- the LOC119286809 gene encoding GDP-mannose transporter GONST1-like isoform X2 has product MRSFSVDDVDLEDVEASKDRDRPSHFLRLPNIQNQSLLSGLAYCIASCSMILVNKFVLSGYGFNAGIFLMLYQNIVSVTIVSTLSLSGVISTEPLTWKLIKVWLPVNIIFVGMLITSMFSLKYINVAMLTILKNVANVLTASGETYFFKKQHDRQVWISLMLMIISAIAGGVTDLSFHAVGYTWQILNCFLTASYSLTLRHVMDSAKEATRSGNLNELSMVLLNNILSLPLGVILVLGFNEVEYLLETPLLRMPTFWLVITASGVLGLAISFTSMWFLRQTSATTYSLVGSLNKIPLSIAGILLFKVRTSMENSISILFGLLAGVFFARAKLRENSQS; this is encoded by the exons ATGAGGTCCTTCTCTGTTGATGACGTTGACTTGGAAGATGTTGAGGCCTCAAAAGATAGAGATAGGCCGTCACACTTCCTCAGGCTCCCAAACATTCAGAATCAGTCTCTTCTATCTGGTCTTGCTTACTGTATAGCATCCTGCAGCATGATTTTGGTTAACAAGTTTGTTTTGTCTGGCTATGGTTTTAATGCTGGAATATTTCTGATGCTTTACCAG AACATTGTATCGGTGACCATAGTTTCCACACTGTCCCTCTCCGGTGTTATCTCAACTGAACCACTAACATGGAAGTTAATCAAAGTTTGGTTGCCTGTGAACATCATATTTGTCGGAATGCTAATTACAAGCATGTTTAG TTTGAAGTACATCAATGTTGCGATGTTGACTATATTGAAGAATGTCGCCAATGTTCTTACTGCTTCTGGGGAAACCTACTTCTTTAAGAAGCAGCATGATAGACAAGTTTGGATTTCTCTAATGTTGATG ATAATCTCAGCCATTGCAGGAGGAGTAACAGATCTGTCATTTCATGCAGTCGGCTATACATGGCAGATCTTAAACTGTTTTTTAACAGCATCATATTCG CTTacattgaggcatgtaatggatagTGCGAAGGAAGCCACCAGATCTGGGAATTTGAATGAGCTTTCGATGGTTTTACTGAATAATATTCTTTCACTACCATTGGGAGTTATCCTCGTGCTTGGTTTTAATGAAGTGGAGTACCTGTTGGAAAC GCCTCTCCTGAGGATGCCTACGTTTTGGCTAGTCATCACTGCTAGCGGGGTTTTGGGGCTCGCTATCAGCTTCACTTCGATGTGGTTTCTTCGTCAGACAAGCGCAACAACATATAG CCTTGTAGGTTCCCTCAACAAGATCCCACTTTCCATTGCCGGAATCCTTCTCTTCAAAGTCCGCACGAGCATGGAGAATTCCATCAGCATTCTGTTCG GGCTATTAGCAGGAGTATTTTTCGCCAGGGCAAAATTGCGCGAAAACTCCCAGTCGTAG